The Silene latifolia isolate original U9 population chromosome 4, ASM4854445v1, whole genome shotgun sequence region atacaCATTAAATAACttattattttttaaaataaaaaaattcttATAAAAAGAAGATATACAATTCAGtaaatttttattattttctacCCAAAAAATTACTTttacagtaaaaaaaaaaaccaagcaCATTTACATATCTCTAATTTTCAAAAAATTATGGATTTAAATGAATATGATATTTCAAATTATGCCACTGATGATAATGAATTTACTCAAAATAATCCAACTTTTGATTTAAATCAAAGTACTCCAAGTTTTACTGAATTATTATCGGGTAGTCAGTCAAGTCAAAAACTCGATATTTTTGGAAATCCGATGTTGTTGTCTCGATTCCCGACTAACGATTTTGAAGCAGAAACCCCTCTTTATTGTGCAACTAAATCCAAAAAACCACCCTCCAAAAAAAATCACATCAATTTATAAAATGACGGAAAAAATTGGACCGATAAAGAGGATGAAGCTCTTATGTCCGCTTGGATTTTATGTAGCACCCACTCAATATTGGGCAAAAACCCAAAATATACCACACTGTGGAATTCGGTTTACGAATTATATGAACAAACTCGTAAAGAAAATCAAAATGATGGTGAAATTGGCATCATGAGTCTTGAGAGAATGAGAAATCGTTATAAACGACTCAATTTCCTAGTAAACAAATGGGTTGGTTGCTACTCTAAAGTTGTTAATCGTCACCGGCAAGCGGTACTAACATAGAAGACGACATACAATTAACTTAAAAATTGTTTCGTAATGAGAACGGTAATAAAGAATTTGTTGAGTTTCATGTTTACAATAAAATCATGAGTAAGCATGCAAAATGGAGtttacaaaaaaatcaaattgttGTAAGTGAGAACATTAGTTGGTCGGGTTCAAAAAGGTCAAGGACGGAAATGGATTCTAGCCCATCAAGCATCAATGTCCCTACACCGTCTAGTTTTAATGTCTCAACCCCATCTAGTTTAAATGTTGAGGGTTACGAACGACCCGAAGGAAGGGAGGCAGCGAAGAAGAAAAGGCAGGGTAAAGCTCCTATGGCTGAGTCCGACTCGATGTTTACTCCGGATGATATCTCAGTTATGGAAGGAAATAGACTATCAACGAAAGAGCAAGTTGAGTTTCGACAAAAAAGAATGGATGCAGATTTTAAAATCGAAGAACTACGAATTTAATCCCGAAGAACTGAAATGGAGATGAATTGGCTAAACACATTGCTCTCGCAACAAAATTTAAACCCAAAAGATCAAGAAATGAAGGATAAGCTAATCGACAAATATATGTCCCAACTTTAAgtaattatttttgttttaatttaaatttttaaTGCTTTGTTTAATCATGAATCATCGGTTTTAAGTGAGCTACGGATTTAATCGCAAAAAAGGAACAACAAAATCGTTTAAACAGTTTGGGGATGGtctaacaacaacaaattaaCCAACAAAAATTTATCGAGTTGAACAACAAAATCGTTTAAACAGTTTGGGGATGGtctaacaacaacaaattaaCCAACAAAAATTTACCATGTTTATTATATCGACTATCAACAAGATCgcatacaaactcaatgcaacagAAACCCAGAATTTTATTAATCTTAACAGCACAAAACCAGCAGTTTATTATATTTTTGAATAAAAAATACAGGAGATTAATAATAAGAAAGGAACTTACACAAACATAGAGTAGATCAGCCGGTATGTGTGAAGATCTTATGGAATCACTTTTGTCATATATGTTATCAGATTTTTTCCTATTCGGCTGGGTATGTGTGAAGAAGAATGTACTAGATCGGCCGGTATGTGTGAAGAAGATGATCATTCGTTGAAGATGATGATTGGGTTTGAAGATGATGATCGGGTTTGAAGAGTGTGAAAAAGATGATCGATTGTGGAGATGGCGATGATGGTCTTCATCTTATTCGGTTTATTAGATGGGAAAGGAGATGAGTTCATCTTATTagatggagatggagatgatGGATTGATCGGCTGTGTATAGAGAGGATGGAGAAGGAGATTGATCCCTgtgcatagagagagagagaggatggAGAAGGAGATTGATCAGCTGTGTGAGAAGGAGATTGATCGGCAATAGTTCGTTCAAGATATTTTTTACAACCCTAGATGAGTTACTCGGTTTTTATTAATTGGTTACTCGGAATTAGATGAGTTACTCGGTTTTTATTAATTGGTTACTCGGAATTAGATTTGTTTATTAAGAGAGTTATTCGGAATTAATTGTATTAATTGGTTACTCGACTTGTATTAATTTGTTACTCGAATTTAGTTATTAAATAAGTTACTTGGTTTTAATTATATTTCAAAATAATTGTATTGTAGCATTTGGATTTAATATTTCAAAATAAAACCGTCAATTAATTATCACCGTTAGATCAAAATATAGCCGTTGGAATAAAGATAAGTGTTGGATCGAATATAGCCGTTGGAATAACTATAACCGTTGGATCGAATATAGCCGTTGGATTAATTATAAGCGTTGGATCAAAATATATCCGTTTGCACCTATTTCTTGTATATACTCGCCTAATTGTTGAACAAAATCAAGCTCATATTATCCTTCCTTCAATTAGTCCTCAATATCATACAATTACCGTTAAAAAAAGAAAACACTCTTACAATGTCTTACTCTTCAAATAACAATATTGTCGATCAAAATAGGCTTTCCGATTACGAATGGGAAGCCGAAGCCGATGAGCGATTTGAGTCTATACAAAACTTTATTACCCAACGTATGTATGAATACGTCAATAGAAGAGTATGTCAACCAACTCCTTCCGCTAGACGTCCCCGGAGAAACATCGAGAGGAATCGCGAAGAAGGTCACAACCAGTTGTACAACGACTACTTTATGAGCCCGGTCTATCCACCGGAGCTATTTCGCCGCAGATTTCGCATGCGCAAGCATGTATTCATGCGATTAGTTGATGATCTATCCTCCAGTGATCGTGTTTTCCAGCAAAGACAAGGTGGTAATGGGAGGCCTAGTTTCTCACCATTACAGAGATGCACGACTGCTATAAGAGTTCTAGCATATGGTACGTCAACTGATTCATTAGATGAATATTTTCATATGAGCGATACAACTATAAGGGATTCTCTCAAATTGTTCGTAGAAGGTGTGATACTGAACTTTGGGAACGAGTATCTACGTAGACCCAATCCTGGCGACTTAGCTAGATTACTCCATATGGGCTAGGTTCGTGGATTTGCTGGTATGTTGGGTAGGATTGATTGCATGCATTGGGAGTGGAAAAACTGTCCAACAGCATTGGCAGGACAATATGGCGGGAGAAGTGGGaagccaacaattgttttggaagCTGTCGCATCGTATGATTTATGGATATGACATGCTTTCTTCGGTACACCAGGTTCGCTCAATGATATTAACGTTCTTCAACGTTCTCTATTATTTAATGAATTATTAGAAGAATCTGCCCCAGCTGTTAATTTCACGGTTAATGGTACGGAGTATAATATGAGATATTGTCTTGCTGATGGTATATATCCGAGTTGGGCAACATTTGTTAAATCAATTAATGCTCCTCAAATTCAAAAGCATCGGTTATTTGCAGCTCGACAAGAGAGTTGTCGAAAAGATGTGGACCGTGCTTTCGGTGTCCTTCAAGCTCGATTTGCGTTTATCAAACGCCCTTGTCTTCTTTGGGATCCAGTTATGATGGGAAAGGTTCTCATGGCTTGTATTATTATGCATAATATGATAGTTGAAGATGAACGAGAAACTTATCTTAACTATGAAAGCATCATCGAAGAATTTAAGGAAGATAATCCGAGTTCAGCTAGTGATGACCAGTATGAATATCATCGTCGTACGTAGAAGGTCGACGCAAGAACGATTCGTAAAAATTCATGGCGAGATTCGTGATCAGGCCACTCATAACGCTTTGAAAAACGATCTTATTGAGCATATTTGGGAAAACTTTCGTAACTAGAATTTGCTTTTAATGCATTTTATCATTTCATAGTATTTAATGTTTTTTAATTTAACGTTTTTTCATTTATGTATGCGGTATTTTTTTAAATTGTTAATGAAATCGTCTAATCACTTCTCAAAATAAAAcgttatttaatattttttttacgtAAAGTACGCCATAAGATTAATATAGTCGTAAAATATTggtgtagtttttttttttattaagatatctacaataatagaaaaataactatatttataaaatgttaggaaaaataattgtaaaagtaagagagagaaaAGTGGGGTAGAGAATGTGGAAAATGATTGAGAATGTTATAAAGTAGATAATGATtaggttgatgacctaggtcgcgactTTCTGCTTGGGAGGCTGAAAATGGGTCAAGGACTCAAGGTTAATAAGgtgggattaagagtaaaatcgggtcgcgacctagttagcgcgaccactgcttggggatggtcgGTTTATGAACGATAATATTGCAAATTGTTCTCTTTGCAAACTACAAGTCTAATCACTTAAACAAAGGTGTGCATATTATATAAGGAATGAGATAAGATAGTGGTGGTAGATTGGTAGTTCTTTGTTTTAGAGGTCGGAGCAAGGAGAGTGGAGCCGATGAAAGTAGATCAAAGAGTAAAGGAATGAAGGGATATTGCGATATATTTTTCTAAGATAATAGAAAGGAGAGTATAACTGAATTACGCGATTATTATTGATGAGACGATTACAATTTATAGTAGCAATGCCTTGTAGAGCAATCCCAAAATCTTCTAAAGATAATAGTACCTAACTACCTCCTCCTAGTCGCtcatttcttccctatttcctttttcataATAGTCagattttcttccctttttccttttttaGAAAGTTTTATGGGGTCCAAATTCATTATATATGTGGGGTAGAGTGGGATAGAGTGTtatgtgtggtccaaaatcatttccttatttcttgtgcaaaatggAAGGGGAAAAAATGAGCgtctaggagggagtataatataatATATAGGATTAATTCACGACAATAATTTCAACTATGAGccatcttctcatattaatccattgTTTAGTTGACTGAccacgtgtgtgtgtgtgtgtgtgtgtgtgtgtgtgtgtaataccccgtaatttaataataattaatgagaataatttatgtaatttaaataattaattaatgagatttctaataatagttgcgagaaagacggtaattaaataataaaataagtaagcaagtcggggaattgggtttagcttgtgataaggccttgggccgtattgatggggcatatttacGATTGGataagtcaacatattgagcttacgtggtcaaagaTAGCCCGAAGTCAACACATATTGACGGGGGTCTTACGTGGTCAAAGATagaccctcggcatggagtcaacagggctcgccggcctgccatgggtccctcggccgagggtagaacagtctttgaaggaaatgtagattcatatacatgaaacatattcttatatgtctaaataatttgtcataaaattaattacggatcttat contains the following coding sequences:
- the LOC141651809 gene encoding uncharacterized protein LOC141651809, with the protein product MSYSSNNNIVDQNRLSDYEWEAEADERFESIQNFITQRMYEYVNRRVCQPTPSARRPRRNIERNREEGHNQLYNDYFMSPVYPPELFRRRFRMRKHVFMRLVDDLSSSDRVFQQRQGGNGRPSFSPLQRCTTAIRVLAYGTSTDSLDEYFHMSDTTIRDSLKLFVEGSLNDINVLQRSLLFNELLEESAPAVNFTVNGTEYNMRYCLADGIYPSWATFVKSINAPQIQKHRLFAARQESCRKDVDRAFGVLQARFAFIKRPCLLWDPVMMGKVLMACIIMHNMIVEDERETYLNYESIIEEFKEDNPSSASDDQYEYHRRT